In Phycisphaerae bacterium, the following proteins share a genomic window:
- a CDS encoding sugar phosphate isomerase/epimerase, whose translation MKLAFSSVGCPGWSLATMVEKAKEYGFQGIELRGLEGQLHLPVAPQLASNPRKIAHLMRETGVELVCLSTSAAFHMRDPKVVAENKAQVREYIELASRLECPFVRVFGSEIPRLKFWLMGYERRETVLARIAESLRELAQYAADHHVTMLIENSGDFTDSNAMWYLVEAVSSPALRCLWNPLNAALRRERPTTSIPRLGARLGMLHISDGKFGTDGTFEGYTQPGQGNMELPRIVQLLKGIRFRGHLCFEWPKLWNPSLADPDRVFPAAAEYLRKLIDEKPVQLSAYKGDKYAPRFDLESIER comes from the coding sequence ATGAAACTCGCGTTCAGCAGTGTCGGATGTCCGGGCTGGAGCCTGGCTACGATGGTCGAAAAGGCCAAGGAGTATGGATTCCAGGGCATCGAACTTCGCGGCCTCGAAGGCCAATTGCATCTGCCCGTTGCCCCACAGTTGGCGTCCAATCCCCGCAAGATCGCCCATCTGATGCGAGAGACCGGCGTGGAGTTGGTTTGTCTCTCCACCTCCGCCGCCTTTCACATGCGCGATCCCAAAGTGGTCGCCGAAAACAAAGCGCAGGTTCGCGAATACATTGAGTTGGCAAGCAGGCTGGAGTGCCCTTTCGTTCGCGTATTCGGATCGGAGATTCCGCGTCTCAAGTTCTGGTTGATGGGTTACGAACGACGAGAAACCGTGCTGGCCCGGATTGCCGAATCACTCCGCGAACTGGCGCAGTATGCGGCCGACCATCACGTCACGATGCTGATTGAAAACAGCGGGGATTTCACGGACTCCAACGCAATGTGGTACCTCGTCGAAGCAGTCAGTTCGCCGGCGCTGCGGTGCCTGTGGAACCCGCTTAACGCCGCACTTCGGCGCGAACGACCGACCACATCCATTCCCCGCCTCGGCGCGCGGCTTGGAATGCTCCACATCAGCGATGGCAAATTTGGCACGGATGGGACATTCGAAGGATACACCCAGCCGGGACAGGGAAACATGGAGTTGCCGCGAATCGTGCAGCTCCTGAAAGGAATCCGCTTCAGAGGCCATCTCTGCTTCGAATGGCCAAAGCTCTGGAATCCTTCGCTCGCCGATCCCGATCGGGTCTTCCCCGCCGCCGCCGAATACCTCAGGAAGTTGATCGACGAAAAACCGGTGCAATTATCGGCCTACAAGGGTGACAAATACGCACCCAGGTTCGATCTTGAGAGCATCGAACGCTAA